A region from the Acidiferrobacter sp. SPIII_3 genome encodes:
- a CDS encoding AAA family ATPase yields MREPKERRDRRGFVEIAILGPLQLRVDGRDRPVPPPAARRLLVYLAMEGDMRSRDTLTSLLWPGIAKDRSRPRLSQALHGLKSALGRHGQHILRVEGDAVGLHAHHYGLDARAFRELATSGCKEDRGRALNLLRGTPRGYNDRDNVRWQSWFSRQIDTLAALVADLFHTALNEARERGELSQAQDLARQWIGFSPYDELAHLALMETLCESGLENAALAHADLFSRRLAEERGRRPGEALRAFRARHTQTAAPVTHHSPIAEEPSPTFHKGAVAVLACHLHKAGEDTETLVVRHYPLVAEIARLFGGLSLLNPNGSMEVRFHDQVDGARRAAECALRIRSRLSPDVLIDLGIHCGTALVTHDASPQIMGGVSRAAHDLAFRSTGGILVSQPARDAAATLFRYAPADDPEMTGLAAFRLVEPRAAPSAHAPPRTFGREIEERVLRAAWARVARSGRGTLIHMHGEPGIGKTHLLRHFVRDLPADTLIRYYHCAPEHQRSVLGPIAEVVRDILGGHGDLLTYPELSAQLGARGICDAWLVDVWAAWLGIPVSDPVIETRTATADFKEALYESVLEVLANGLNEVARVIIVDDVQWADPSSMELLALFITKMVRLPCLVVLASRGRGALPTPAGLIPIDLPLKPLSVVAAAQLVLDIAPEMPVGVRRSIVERAAGTPLFLRTIAHLAQSANDAQTPIPDNLQEILVGRIYALGAAAGLAQAASILGQSFPSEHLARLWASPEDHFTRACGVLKDAGILVCDDDGQTRFAHALYFEAARTTLAREQARVWHHKAALLLSQDARWSAAHPERLAEHFTHGGDLGEGLIYWRLAARRAATLLAPQTALLHLTTALAAIEASIDAEAFWRHELAIRCDFAATGWGVEGFTSERIRANLTRLLALCERYDVTGPPRYLVLRAAWLDAFGFGDMRAAERAADTLAEAAWECEEPRFGVAAGRFAQGVSLLWQGRIEASAAALEDGVRECRREFHALSRKLLGEDVAVSLRAYRAISRLAQGRMEQSLGEIDELEREAEDSGVHATIAYVLTIHGALAFFKRDLGRAERVVARLEEVCAEASLTLWATVASIYRAWIRAEAGDWTEDAARHLATALLGIEAMWRSGLAFCATIQCAALLAAGDPGFPEAMRHARDLVDTTGAFFMLPDLLLQEGLWHRRLRDPRTRSTALTLMREAEIRAREQGNHLFAGRARAAAADPRRTRR; encoded by the coding sequence ATGCGCGAACCCAAAGAACGACGCGATCGCCGCGGCTTTGTCGAAATCGCCATCCTGGGTCCGCTCCAGTTGCGCGTCGACGGCCGCGATCGCCCCGTTCCGCCGCCCGCGGCGCGCCGCCTGCTCGTGTATCTCGCCATGGAAGGCGACATGCGCTCGCGCGACACCCTGACCTCGCTGCTCTGGCCGGGGATCGCGAAAGACCGCTCGCGCCCACGCTTGAGTCAGGCGCTCCATGGACTGAAGTCCGCGCTCGGCCGCCACGGCCAACACATCCTGCGCGTGGAGGGTGACGCCGTGGGCCTGCATGCGCACCATTACGGGCTCGACGCGCGCGCCTTCCGGGAACTGGCGACCTCGGGCTGCAAAGAGGATCGGGGACGCGCCCTGAACCTCTTGCGTGGGACGCCGCGCGGATACAATGACCGCGACAACGTCCGCTGGCAGTCCTGGTTCAGCCGCCAGATCGACACGCTCGCGGCCCTCGTCGCCGATCTGTTTCATACGGCATTGAACGAGGCGCGCGAACGCGGGGAATTGTCGCAGGCCCAGGACCTCGCGCGCCAATGGATCGGGTTTTCACCCTACGACGAACTCGCGCATCTTGCCCTCATGGAGACCCTGTGCGAATCGGGGCTCGAGAACGCGGCATTGGCCCATGCGGATCTCTTTAGCCGACGCCTGGCCGAGGAACGGGGGCGGCGCCCGGGAGAGGCCCTGCGCGCCTTTCGTGCGCGACATACGCAAACGGCCGCGCCCGTGACGCATCATTCGCCAATCGCGGAAGAACCGTCCCCCACCTTTCATAAGGGCGCGGTGGCGGTGCTGGCCTGCCATTTACATAAGGCCGGCGAGGATACCGAGACCTTGGTGGTACGCCATTATCCCCTGGTCGCCGAGATCGCGAGGCTCTTTGGCGGCCTGTCCCTTCTGAATCCCAACGGCTCGATGGAGGTCCGATTTCACGATCAGGTGGACGGTGCGCGCCGCGCGGCCGAGTGTGCGCTGCGCATCCGATCACGACTCTCGCCCGATGTCCTGATCGATCTTGGCATCCACTGCGGCACGGCCCTCGTGACCCATGACGCCAGCCCCCAGATCATGGGCGGCGTCTCGCGGGCCGCCCATGATCTGGCGTTTCGCAGTACCGGCGGGATATTGGTCTCACAGCCCGCCCGCGATGCCGCCGCCACCCTGTTCCGTTACGCCCCCGCCGACGACCCGGAGATGACGGGCCTCGCCGCCTTCCGGCTCGTCGAGCCCCGCGCGGCGCCCTCGGCGCACGCCCCGCCGCGAACCTTCGGCCGCGAGATCGAAGAACGCGTGCTGCGCGCCGCCTGGGCGCGGGTCGCGAGATCCGGGCGCGGCACCCTGATCCATATGCACGGGGAGCCCGGCATCGGCAAGACCCATCTCTTGCGCCACTTCGTTCGGGATCTCCCCGCCGATACCCTGATTCGCTACTATCATTGTGCCCCAGAGCATCAAAGGAGCGTGCTCGGCCCGATTGCGGAGGTCGTCCGGGACATCCTCGGCGGCCATGGAGACCTGCTCACCTATCCGGAATTGTCAGCGCAACTCGGCGCGCGGGGCATATGCGATGCGTGGCTCGTGGATGTGTGGGCGGCATGGCTTGGCATACCGGTCTCGGACCCGGTGATCGAGACGCGCACCGCCACGGCGGATTTCAAGGAGGCCTTGTATGAGAGCGTGTTGGAGGTTCTTGCCAATGGCCTAAACGAGGTGGCGCGCGTCATCATCGTCGACGATGTCCAATGGGCGGACCCGAGCTCGATGGAGCTTTTGGCGCTCTTCATCACGAAGATGGTACGCCTCCCATGCCTGGTCGTTCTCGCCTCCCGCGGACGCGGCGCGTTGCCGACGCCAGCCGGGCTCATCCCCATCGATCTGCCCTTGAAGCCGCTGTCAGTGGTCGCGGCCGCGCAGCTCGTCCTCGATATCGCCCCCGAGATGCCAGTGGGGGTACGGCGATCGATCGTCGAGCGCGCCGCGGGCACGCCGCTGTTCCTAAGGACCATCGCCCATCTGGCGCAATCCGCGAACGATGCGCAAACACCGATCCCGGACAACCTCCAAGAGATCCTGGTCGGGCGGATCTATGCCCTGGGCGCGGCCGCGGGTCTCGCCCAGGCCGCGTCCATCCTCGGGCAGTCGTTCCCATCCGAGCATCTGGCCCGCCTGTGGGCCTCCCCGGAAGACCACTTCACGCGGGCGTGTGGGGTCTTGAAGGATGCGGGCATCCTTGTGTGCGATGACGATGGGCAGACACGCTTTGCGCACGCGCTCTATTTCGAGGCGGCGCGGACTACGCTCGCGCGCGAACAGGCACGCGTCTGGCACCACAAGGCGGCCCTCCTCTTGAGTCAGGATGCGCGCTGGAGCGCGGCCCATCCGGAACGCCTCGCCGAGCACTTCACCCATGGCGGTGACCTAGGCGAGGGTCTGATCTATTGGCGGTTGGCGGCGCGGCGCGCGGCCACCCTTCTCGCGCCGCAAACCGCACTGCTGCACCTGACCACGGCACTCGCCGCCATTGAGGCATCGATCGATGCCGAGGCCTTCTGGCGTCACGAGCTCGCCATCCGTTGCGACTTCGCGGCCACCGGCTGGGGCGTGGAGGGCTTTACGAGCGAGCGTATCCGCGCCAACCTGACGCGCCTGCTGGCGCTTTGTGAACGATATGACGTGACCGGGCCACCGCGTTATCTCGTGTTGCGCGCCGCGTGGCTCGACGCCTTTGGGTTCGGTGATATGCGTGCGGCCGAGCGCGCCGCCGACACCTTGGCGGAGGCCGCCTGGGAATGCGAGGAACCGCGCTTTGGGGTGGCCGCCGGGCGCTTCGCCCAGGGGGTGTCACTTTTGTGGCAAGGACGGATCGAGGCGTCCGCGGCGGCCCTCGAAGATGGTGTCCGGGAATGCCGGCGCGAGTTCCATGCCTTGAGTCGCAAGCTCCTCGGCGAGGATGTCGCCGTAAGCCTGCGCGCCTACCGGGCCATCAGCCGTCTCGCCCAGGGGCGCATGGAACAAAGCCTCGGGGAGATCGATGAACTCGAACGCGAGGCCGAGGATTCCGGCGTCCATGCCACCATTGCCTATGTGCTCACGATCCACGGCGCGCTGGCGTTCTTCAAGCGAGACCTCGGGCGCGCCGAACGGGTCGTGGCGCGCCTGGAGGAGGTGTGCGCCGAGGCCTCGCTCACGTTATGGGCGACGGTGGCCTCGATATACCGGGCGTGGATACGCGCGGAGGCCGGCGATTGGACGGAGGATGCCGCCCGCCATCTGGCGACCGCGCTTTTGGGCATCGAGGCGATGTGGCGGAGCGGACTCGCATTCTGCGCCACCATCCAATGCGCGGCCCTGCTCGCCGCGGGCGACCCGGGATTCCCGGAGGCCATGCGCCACGCGCGTGACCTTGTCGACACCACCGGGGCATTCTTCATGCTGCCGGACCTCCTGCTGCAAGAAGGCCTATGGCACCGCCGGCTTCGTGATCCGCGGACGCGCAGTACCGCGCTTACGCTTATGCGCGAGGCCGAGATACGCGCCCGCGAACAGGGTAACCACCTGTTTGCCGGCAGGGCGCGCGCGGCCGCGGCCGATCCCCGTCGGACACGCCGCTAG
- a CDS encoding ABC transporter permease gives MKRALLQRLGSSLLSLALLVTLVFFMIYATPGGPAYSILGVHATPAAVAALNHQMGLDHPIWRQYLTWWDHLLHGNLGYSFTQHAPVVDLIGSYLHNTLLLDAVAATAAIMLAIALGLAQGARARDLGRVIGAGQIIGYSLPTFFVGTVLILVFAADLAWLPPGGLGGSARSPGLASLWRHLALPAVTLALPLAAGLSRYFGHQVREEYRQDYVRAAQARGLSPLRIAYGHVLRNAVRPLVTVIGMMIPSLVVGGVLTESVFNYPGLGWLLWRSALEQDYPTLTAIVLLIGVLTILGNLAADLVNTLLDVRVRYD, from the coding sequence ATGAAAAGGGCGCTCCTCCAAAGACTCGGGAGCTCGCTTTTGTCGCTCGCGCTGCTCGTGACCCTGGTGTTCTTCATGATCTACGCCACCCCCGGGGGGCCGGCCTACAGCATACTCGGCGTCCATGCCACGCCGGCGGCGGTGGCGGCCCTGAACCACCAGATGGGGCTCGATCACCCCATCTGGCGCCAGTACCTCACATGGTGGGACCATCTGCTGCATGGCAACCTCGGCTACTCATTCACGCAGCACGCGCCGGTCGTCGATCTGATCGGCTCCTATCTCCACAATACCCTGCTTTTGGACGCGGTGGCCGCGACCGCGGCGATCATGCTCGCCATCGCGCTCGGTCTCGCGCAAGGGGCGCGCGCCCGCGACCTGGGGCGCGTCATCGGCGCCGGACAGATCATCGGCTACTCCCTGCCCACGTTCTTCGTGGGCACGGTCCTGATCCTGGTATTCGCGGCCGATCTCGCCTGGCTGCCCCCGGGCGGGCTCGGTGGCAGCGCGCGCTCACCTGGGCTTGCGAGTCTGTGGCGCCATCTGGCGCTGCCGGCGGTGACGCTGGCGCTGCCGCTTGCCGCCGGGTTGTCGCGCTATTTCGGCCACCAGGTGCGCGAGGAATACCGGCAAGACTATGTCCGCGCCGCGCAAGCGCGCGGGCTCTCTCCGTTGCGCATCGCTTATGGCCATGTCCTGCGCAATGCCGTGCGCCCGCTCGTGACCGTGATCGGCATGATGATCCCGTCATTGGTCGTGGGCGGGGTGTTGACCGAGAGCGTGTTCAATTACCCGGGGCTCGGATGGCTGTTGTGGCGTTCGGCACTGGAACAGGACTACCCCACCCTCACCGCCATCGTCCTCCTGATCGGGGTGTTGACGATCCTCGGCAACCTCGCCGCCGACCTCGTGAACACCCTGCTCGACGTGCGCGTGCGCTATGACTGA
- a CDS encoding type II toxin-antitoxin system HipA family toxin, which produces MVTRTTTAIARLWGQDIGAVSWLPDRELAAFEFEPRFLALGLDVAPLVMPRARARGQVFVFPTLNRETFMGLPGLLADALPDKFGNALIDAWLARTGRVIAEFNPVERLCYMGDRGMGALEFRPALNTDLKRRVSVDIAELVALAREVTAARDRLDARVGSGDGPDAEALRDILRVGTSAGGARAKAVIAMNGAGRILSGQGPVPEGYDHWLLKFDGVADLELGKTRDHGRIEYAYSLMASAAGITMSECRLLEENGRAHFLTKRFDRGTLGKRHLQSLCGLAHYDYNAPGAYGYEQVFAVMRELRLPRAEAVQQYRRMLFNVVARNQDDHTKNIAFLMDQDGQWRLAPAFDMIYAHNPGGRWTSRHQMTINGKRDGFTRDDLLAVGRSLGIHAPDRMLGEIVDVVARWPDYARETGVNPARAREILSTLRLAW; this is translated from the coding sequence ATGGTAACGCGCACGACGACCGCGATCGCACGGCTCTGGGGACAGGACATAGGGGCGGTCAGCTGGCTACCGGACCGGGAGCTGGCGGCCTTCGAATTCGAACCGCGATTCCTGGCCTTGGGTCTCGACGTCGCACCACTTGTCATGCCGCGTGCTCGGGCGCGCGGGCAGGTGTTCGTCTTCCCGACCTTGAACCGCGAGACCTTCATGGGCCTGCCGGGCCTTTTGGCCGACGCCCTGCCCGACAAGTTCGGCAACGCCTTGATAGACGCCTGGCTGGCCCGCACCGGTCGCGTAATCGCCGAGTTCAACCCGGTGGAGCGCCTCTGTTATATGGGCGACCGCGGCATGGGCGCCCTCGAATTCCGCCCGGCCCTCAACACCGACCTCAAGCGCCGCGTATCCGTCGACATCGCCGAACTCGTCGCACTGGCCCGCGAGGTGACCGCCGCCCGAGACCGTCTCGATGCCCGTGTCGGTAGTGGCGACGGCCCGGACGCCGAGGCCTTGCGCGACATCCTGCGCGTGGGTACCTCGGCGGGCGGGGCACGCGCCAAGGCGGTCATCGCCATGAATGGCGCCGGCCGGATCCTGTCCGGCCAGGGACCGGTGCCCGAGGGCTATGATCACTGGCTCCTCAAGTTCGACGGCGTGGCCGATCTCGAGCTTGGCAAGACCCGGGACCACGGGCGTATCGAATACGCCTACTCGCTCATGGCCTCGGCCGCGGGGATCACGATGAGCGAGTGTCGTCTTCTGGAAGAAAACGGCCGGGCCCACTTCCTCACGAAACGCTTCGATCGCGGGACCCTGGGCAAACGCCATCTGCAATCGCTCTGCGGGCTTGCACATTACGACTACAACGCCCCCGGGGCCTATGGATATGAGCAGGTGTTCGCGGTCATGCGCGAGTTGCGCCTGCCGCGCGCGGAGGCCGTTCAACAATACCGGCGCATGCTGTTCAATGTCGTGGCCCGCAACCAGGACGACCACACCAAAAACATTGCATTCCTGATGGATCAGGACGGCCAATGGCGGCTCGCCCCCGCCTTCGACATGATATACGCCCACAACCCGGGCGGCCGCTGGACCAGCCGTCACCAGATGACCATCAACGGAAAACGCGACGGCTTTACGCGCGACGATCTGCTGGCCGTGGGGCGGTCCCTGGGTATCCACGCACCGGATCGGATGCTGGGGGAGATCGTCGATGTCGTGGCGCGGTGGCCCGACTACGCGCGCGAGACCGGCGTCAATCCCGCCCGCGCCCGCGAGATCCTGAGCACCCTGCGGCTCGCGTGGTGA
- a CDS encoding SEC-C metal-binding domain-containing protein, with translation MDAGTTGRKLAADDGVFALADRGAGAFWIWAHTCPTPQCLCRTAVIIASDAGRDTLMARGACVRHAWETGADYEVAAREVSGLPAFALDIDSALPLASDGEGPLDLAAHPEIRAITEAIDGEVLDAIAGLWHRAKGRSDPRAIPLAKTLFMPGWRPGEKLPWREVYEGGRRDLYELDGQLYEAVDFYCPTPDCACDEVDVDFEPVSVLWGDGPPGYVHTHLTGAHEMRAEDNGAARLGALWDAFRQRHPRHLERFARRHAEMKAAGRRIITRKVGRNEPCPCGSGQKYKKCCGA, from the coding sequence ATGGATGCCGGGACGACGGGTCGGAAGCTTGCGGCCGACGACGGGGTATTCGCATTGGCGGATAGGGGCGCGGGTGCGTTCTGGATCTGGGCCCACACGTGCCCCACGCCGCAATGCCTCTGTCGAACCGCCGTGATCATCGCAAGCGACGCGGGGCGCGACACACTTATGGCGCGCGGTGCCTGTGTCCGCCATGCCTGGGAAACGGGCGCGGATTACGAGGTCGCGGCCCGCGAGGTTTCCGGTCTTCCGGCCTTCGCTCTCGATATCGACAGCGCCCTGCCGCTTGCGTCTGATGGCGAAGGGCCCTTGGATCTGGCGGCCCACCCCGAGATCCGCGCCATAACCGAGGCGATCGATGGCGAGGTGCTCGACGCCATCGCGGGTCTCTGGCACCGCGCCAAGGGGCGGAGCGATCCGCGCGCCATACCGCTTGCCAAGACCCTGTTCATGCCGGGATGGAGGCCGGGGGAGAAGTTGCCGTGGAGGGAGGTGTATGAGGGCGGCCGGCGCGACCTCTATGAGCTCGATGGTCAACTCTACGAGGCCGTGGACTTCTATTGCCCGACGCCGGATTGCGCCTGTGACGAGGTTGACGTCGATTTCGAGCCGGTGAGCGTCCTGTGGGGCGATGGTCCTCCCGGCTATGTCCACACCCACCTCACGGGCGCGCACGAGATGCGCGCCGAGGACAACGGGGCGGCGCGGCTGGGCGCGCTCTGGGACGCGTTTCGTCAACGACACCCCCGTCATCTCGAACGCTTTGCACGTCGCCATGCCGAGATGAAGGCCGCGGGTCGGCGGATCATCACGCGCAAGGTCGGCCGCAATGAGCCTTGCCCGTGCGGTTCGGGCCAGAAGTACAAGAAGTGCTGTGGCGCCTGA
- a CDS encoding ABC transporter ATP-binding protein translates to MTTDRPALAVSGLTLGLTRDRCARALVEDLSFDVARGEMLAFVGESGSGKSLTAAAIFGLLPSGIRRLAGSIRVNGTDLTTLSDRRLRAWRGRDMGLIFQNPLTALSPSVGVQAQIAETYRVHKGGTRDAARTRARALLAEVGLKALATGGDSYPHQLSGGMRQRVMIALALACDPALIIADEPTTALDVLIQAQILDLLARLQRERGLAVVFITHDLRLAARYADRILVLYAGRAVEEGGAARFFTAPRHPYSRALRDAIPTIPGTGGRLAEIPGQPPGPEVLPAGCRFAPRCANVREDCRRTEPAMTFDGTRFACLHPCVGAP, encoded by the coding sequence ATGACCACGGACAGACCCGCGCTTGCGGTATCCGGACTCACCCTGGGACTGACCCGCGACCGATGCGCGCGGGCGCTCGTGGAGGACCTGTCGTTTGACGTGGCGCGCGGCGAGATGCTGGCCTTTGTCGGCGAATCGGGGTCCGGCAAATCGCTCACCGCCGCGGCGATCTTCGGGCTGCTGCCCTCGGGAATCCGCCGCCTGGCGGGCTCGATCCGCGTGAATGGCACCGATCTCACCACACTGTCCGACCGCCGGCTGCGCGCCTGGCGCGGGCGCGACATGGGTCTCATCTTCCAGAACCCCTTGACCGCCCTGAGTCCAAGCGTCGGCGTCCAGGCGCAGATCGCCGAGACCTATCGCGTGCATAAGGGTGGGACGCGGGATGCGGCACGCACGCGCGCCCGCGCACTCCTTGCCGAGGTGGGGCTAAAGGCCCTGGCGACCGGCGGCGATTCCTACCCTCACCAACTTTCCGGCGGCATGCGCCAGCGCGTCATGATCGCCTTGGCGCTTGCCTGTGACCCGGCCCTGATCATCGCCGACGAACCCACGACCGCGCTCGACGTCCTGATCCAGGCACAGATCCTCGATCTGCTGGCGCGACTTCAGAGGGAACGGGGGCTCGCCGTGGTGTTCATCACCCATGATCTCAGGCTCGCCGCCCGCTACGCCGATCGCATCCTGGTCCTCTATGCCGGACGCGCCGTCGAGGAAGGAGGCGCGGCACGATTCTTCACGGCCCCGCGCCACCCCTACAGCCGCGCCTTGCGCGACGCCATCCCGACCATCCCGGGCACGGGTGGCCGTCTCGCCGAGATCCCCGGGCAACCACCCGGACCGGAGGTCCTTCCCGCCGGCTGTCGTTTCGCGCCGCGCTGCGCGAACGTTCGCGAAGACTGCCGGCGAACCGAACCGGCCATGACATTCGATGGGACGCGCTTTGCCTGCCTTCATCCGTGCGTGGGGGCGCCATGA
- a CDS encoding ABC transporter permease, which produces MTDDSTPARPTLHSGGLFQRRRRWPAALGKVRADMGGGVLFLVLVLFSWIGPLLYPHDPLAIHAHHILAAPNARFPLGTDALGRNVLARLMRGGQATLAISLWASAIGLLAGLLYGMTAGLGPAWLDRVLMRLLDTLLAIPTLVLMIFFAAIVPLNETSLALLLGLVAWPGIARLTRNETLAARERDYVRAARQFGAGRLYIARVHILRAMLPLVIVNATFLMADMILGLSGLSFLGLGIQPPHASWGGLLNSGAGLAVIGSWWLIVFPGLAIFLAILAMNMLGQGLLARLEGEQRG; this is translated from the coding sequence ATGACTGACGATAGCACCCCGGCCCGGCCCACCCTTCACTCTGGCGGCCTCTTCCAAAGACGCAGGCGATGGCCGGCGGCGCTCGGCAAGGTGCGCGCGGACATGGGTGGCGGTGTCTTGTTCCTCGTCCTCGTTCTCTTTTCCTGGATCGGGCCCCTGCTCTACCCACACGACCCACTTGCCATCCACGCCCACCACATCCTCGCCGCCCCAAACGCGCGCTTCCCACTCGGCACCGATGCCCTGGGACGCAATGTCCTCGCGCGCCTCATGCGCGGGGGGCAGGCGACGCTTGCCATATCGTTGTGGGCCTCAGCCATAGGCCTGCTCGCGGGCCTCCTGTACGGCATGACCGCCGGCCTTGGACCGGCATGGCTCGATCGGGTGCTCATGCGCCTGCTCGACACCCTGCTTGCCATCCCGACGCTCGTCCTGATGATATTTTTTGCCGCCATCGTGCCGCTTAACGAGACCAGTCTCGCCCTGCTCCTCGGGCTCGTGGCGTGGCCTGGCATCGCAAGGCTTACGCGCAACGAGACACTCGCCGCGCGCGAACGCGATTATGTGCGCGCCGCCCGCCAGTTCGGGGCCGGGCGTCTTTATATAGCGCGTGTGCATATCCTGCGCGCCATGCTGCCGCTCGTGATCGTCAACGCCACCTTCCTCATGGCCGACATGATCCTCGGGCTCTCGGGGCTCAGCTTCCTCGGCCTTGGCATCCAGCCCCCGCATGCCTCCTGGGGCGGTCTCCTAAATAGCGGCGCCGGGCTCGCGGTCATAGGCTCCTGGTGGCTTATCGTATTCCCGGGGCTCGCCATCTTTCTCGCAATCCTGGCCATGAATATGCTTGGACAGGGACTGCTCGCGCGCCTCGAGGGGGAGCAGCGGGGATGA
- a CDS encoding peptide ABC transporter substrate-binding protein, with protein sequence MALRYRIARAVMCGGLCALAAGAHAAHAPILGPIHGGTVVTVPGVGLSPPAAVNGFNPLLISSAFDQQAAGLLYQPLVWVTRRFHINKTLSIARRITVSPGHRVFTVTLWRHWRWSDGAPVTTADVAYTYHMIQRLGPQFANYGVGGIPTDVALFRVLGPYRLRITLKSPVNPRWFILNGLALLTPLPEAAWRHVSITGLYDHLADPHFFSVVDGPFRLVSFVAGRYVTFGPNHRFTGPDKPYLHRLVMRFLHDPESIFFGLKTGKIQIADLPHKLFPGRRALRGFRERTVGPVWGFNYLGFDYANPRIAFVRDARVRMAMMHAIRQRLLIRVQYYGQGVRDYGPIPPRPPTYLSPMARRLERTGAYDPRLARQLLRAAGWHRGTGGIREKDGRRLAFTTLLPPGQIRGPTLIKDMLAKVGIDMRLREKPFNEIVAMTQGPDATKWDAIYLAWGLSVYPSARNIFGCGGANNFYHYCSHRMDALLDAIPTASGKGAIYRYEDYFIKTQPLLVLPGQRHVIEARDDIHGLKRAYSSMGGFEPQYLWVARRDR encoded by the coding sequence ATGGCCTTGCGGTACCGGATAGCGCGGGCGGTGATGTGCGGCGGCTTATGCGCGCTGGCGGCGGGCGCCCATGCCGCACACGCCCCGATCCTCGGTCCGATCCATGGCGGGACGGTGGTCACCGTGCCCGGGGTGGGGCTCTCGCCGCCGGCGGCGGTGAACGGTTTCAATCCGCTTCTGATCTCGTCGGCCTTCGACCAGCAGGCGGCGGGCCTGCTCTATCAACCGCTCGTATGGGTGACGCGCCGATTCCATATCAACAAGACCTTGAGCATCGCGCGGCGCATCACCGTAAGTCCCGGCCACAGGGTTTTCACCGTCACCCTGTGGCGCCATTGGCGGTGGTCCGACGGGGCGCCGGTGACGACCGCGGACGTGGCCTACACCTACCATATGATTCAGCGCCTGGGACCACAGTTCGCCAACTACGGGGTCGGCGGCATCCCCACGGACGTAGCTTTGTTCCGGGTGCTCGGTCCTTACCGCCTGCGCATCACCCTGAAAAGCCCCGTCAATCCGCGCTGGTTCATTCTGAATGGGCTGGCGCTGCTGACACCCCTGCCGGAGGCCGCCTGGCGGCACGTCTCGATCACCGGCCTCTATGATCATCTGGCCGACCCGCACTTCTTCAGCGTCGTCGACGGGCCCTTCCGACTGGTATCCTTCGTCGCCGGACGCTATGTCACCTTCGGACCCAATCACCGCTTTACGGGCCCCGACAAGCCCTATCTCCATCGCCTGGTCATGCGCTTCCTGCATGATCCCGAGTCGATCTTCTTTGGCCTGAAGACCGGCAAGATCCAGATCGCCGATCTTCCCCACAAGCTCTTCCCAGGGCGCCGCGCCCTTCGGGGCTTCCGTGAACGCACGGTGGGCCCGGTATGGGGGTTCAATTACCTGGGCTTCGATTACGCCAACCCGCGGATCGCCTTCGTGCGCGATGCGCGCGTGCGCATGGCCATGATGCATGCCATCCGCCAGCGCCTCCTGATCCGCGTGCAGTACTACGGGCAGGGGGTGCGCGACTACGGCCCGATCCCGCCGCGACCACCCACCTATCTCTCACCGATGGCGCGCCGCCTCGAACGCACCGGCGCCTATGACCCGCGCCTTGCGCGCCAGCTGCTGCGGGCCGCCGGCTGGCACCGGGGTACGGGCGGCATCCGCGAGAAGGACGGGCGTCGGCTCGCATTCACGACCCTGCTGCCGCCCGGCCAGATCCGCGGTCCGACACTCATAAAAGACATGCTCGCCAAGGTCGGCATCGACATGCGTCTGCGTGAAAAGCCCTTCAACGAGATCGTGGCCATGACCCAGGGGCCGGACGCCACGAAATGGGACGCCATCTACCTCGCCTGGGGGTTGAGCGTCTATCCGAGCGCGCGCAACATTTTTGGTTGTGGCGGGGCCAACAACTTCTATCACTACTGCAGCCATCGCATGGACGCCTTGCTCGATGCCATCCCCACCGCATCCGGCAAGGGCGCCATCTATCGCTACGAGGACTACTTTATAAAGACCCAGCCGCTCCTGGTCCTTCCCGGTCAACGCCATGTCATAGAGGCGCGCGATGACATACATGGCCTTAAGCGCGCCTACTCGTCGATGGGCGGTTTCGAGCCCCAGTACCTATGGGTCGCGAGGCGCGACCGATGA
- a CDS encoding helix-turn-helix transcriptional regulator, which translates to MDTGHESLSDRAIAARLGERLRALRLRRNRTQEDVAARAAVSLGTLKALEAGRGKLETLIAILRELGALAAVDALLPEPPVSPLALARRGRGRRRASAKGGAGPDGPAW; encoded by the coding sequence ATGGACACCGGACATGAATCGCTCAGTGACCGCGCCATCGCCGCGCGGCTCGGGGAGCGGCTACGCGCCTTGCGGTTACGCCGCAACCGCACCCAAGAAGACGTGGCCGCCCGTGCCGCCGTGAGTCTCGGGACCTTGAAGGCCCTGGAGGCCGGGCGCGGCAAGCTCGAGACCCTGATCGCGATCTTGCGGGAACTGGGCGCGCTGGCCGCCGTCGACGCCCTTCTCCCCGAACCACCGGTAAGTCCGCTGGCGCTCGCCCGCCGGGGGCGGGGGCGCCGTCGGGCCTCGGCTAAGGGCGGGGCGGGTCCAGATGGGCCCGCATGGTAA